The Polynucleobacter necessarius genome window below encodes:
- a CDS encoding YajQ family cyclic di-GMP-binding protein encodes MPSFDVVCEPDMVELKNAIEQSNKEITNRFDFKGSDSRVEQKDETLILFGDDDFKLGQVRDVLINKMAKRNVDVRYLKDDKTETIGGDKRKQTMKIQKGITSDLAKKVVHIIKDSKLKVQASIQGDAVRVTGAKRDDLQETMALLKKEATEAPLGFNNFRD; translated from the coding sequence ATGCCATCATTTGACGTTGTGTGTGAGCCGGATATGGTCGAGCTCAAAAATGCGATCGAGCAATCCAATAAAGAAATTACCAATCGTTTTGACTTCAAGGGCTCTGATAGTCGTGTTGAACAAAAGGATGAAACATTGATTTTGTTTGGTGACGATGACTTCAAATTGGGTCAGGTTCGTGATGTACTGATCAACAAGATGGCTAAGCGCAATGTCGATGTTCGTTATCTAAAAGATGACAAAACCGAAACTATTGGGGGCGACAAGCGCAAACAAACTATGAAGATCCAAAAAGGTATTACTTCTGATTTGGCGAAGAAAGTTGTCCATATTATTAAAGATAGCAAGCTCAAAGTGCAGGCGAGCATTCAGGGTGATGCTGTACGTGTTACTGGCGCTAAGCGCGATGACTTACAAGAGACGATGGCTTTGCTCAAAAAAGAAGCGACTGAAGCACCATTGGGCTTTAATAATTTCCGTGACTAA